From a region of the Triticum aestivum cultivar Chinese Spring chromosome 7D, IWGSC CS RefSeq v2.1, whole genome shotgun sequence genome:
- the LOC123169067 gene encoding 26.2 kDa heat shock protein, mitochondrial, translating to MASAVACKGKDTAPARLLKSGAPVTFCSLGSPAVTAARRPYNTQAKEVSRYDDDDDDYSGRDLVIPSFFPQDVLDPLGAPTSMARLLSLMEDVATQTGGLSSTAGAGASRLGRWVAKEDDDAVYLKVPMPGLTKEHVKVRADKNILMIKGEGEKQPWDGDDDSKVLRYNRRIEMPAADAYKMDKIKAEMKNGVLWVTLLKVKEEERKDVFHVKVE from the exons ATGGCTTCCGCCGTCGCTTGCAAGGGCAAGGACACCGCGCCGGCCAGACTCCTCAAGTCCGGTGCTCCCGTGACCTTCTGCTCGCTCGGCTCCCCCGCcgtcaccgccgcccgccgcccgtacAACACCCAGGCCAAGGAGGTCAGCCgctacgacgacgacgacgacgactacagCGGTCGCGACCTCGTCATCCCCAGCTTCTTCCCGCAGG ACGTGCTCGACCCGCTCGGCGCGCCGACCAGCATGGCCCGTCTGCTGTCTCTCATGGAGGACGTCGCAACTCAGACCGGCGGCCTCTCCTCCACTGCTGGTGCTGGGGCGTCACGGCTCGGACGGTGGGTGGCCAAGGAGGACGACGACGCGGTGTACCTCAAGGTGCCGATGCCGGGGCTGACCAAGGAGCACGTGAAGGTGCGCGCGGACAAGAACATCCTGATGATCAAGGGCGAGGGCGAGAAGCAGCCCTGGGACGGCGACGACGACTCCAAGGTGCTGAGGTACAACCGCCGCATCGAGATGCCCGCTGCTGACGCGTACAAGATGGACAAGATCAAGGCCGAGATGAAGAATGGCGTGCTCTGGGTCACCCTGCTCAAGGTCAAGGAGGAGGAGCGCAAGGACGTCTTCCACGTCAAGGTCGAGTAG